A window from Roseburia sp. 499 encodes these proteins:
- the gatA gene encoding Asp-tRNA(Asn)/Glu-tRNA(Gln) amidotransferase subunit GatA has translation MKLLELTAVELGKKIKAGEVTVEEATKAALDAIKAKEEKVHSFVTIDEEGAMKRAKEVQKLIDDGTLTGPLAGVPVAIKDNLCTKGMLTTCSSKILENFVPTYTAEAVINLEKAGAVIIGKTNMDEFAMGSTTETSAYGVTKNPWNTEHVPGGSSGGSCAAVAAEECFYALGSDTGGSIRQPSSFCGVTGIKPTYGTVSRYGLIAYGSSLDQIGPVAKDVTDCATILEAITSYDKKDSTSVQREDTDFTSALVDDVKGMKIGIPRDYLGEGLDPEVKEAILAAAKTLEEKGAVVEEFDLSLVEYAIPAYYVIAAAEASSNLARFDGVKYGYRTKEYEGLHNMYKKSRSEGFGPEVKRRIMLGSFVLSSGYYDAYYLKALRTKALIKQAFDKAFEKYDVILGPAAPTTAPKLGESLSDPLKMYLGDVYTVSVNLAGLPGISLPCGLDSKGLPIGLQMIGDCFKEKNIIRAAYAYEQTRTYQHSPVAQD, from the coding sequence ATGAAACTTTTAGAATTAACGGCTGTAGAACTGGGAAAGAAAATCAAAGCCGGTGAAGTGACGGTAGAGGAAGCCACCAAAGCCGCACTGGATGCCATTAAGGCGAAAGAAGAAAAGGTTCACAGCTTTGTGACAATAGATGAAGAAGGTGCTATGAAGCGCGCCAAGGAAGTACAGAAATTAATTGATGATGGAACTTTGACAGGACCATTAGCAGGTGTTCCGGTGGCAATCAAAGACAATCTTTGTACCAAGGGAATGCTTACGACCTGTAGTTCTAAGATATTGGAAAACTTTGTTCCAACCTATACCGCAGAGGCAGTTATCAATCTGGAAAAGGCAGGAGCAGTTATTATTGGAAAAACTAATATGGACGAATTTGCTATGGGAAGTACTACAGAGACTTCTGCCTATGGCGTAACCAAGAACCCATGGAATACAGAACACGTTCCGGGTGGTTCATCCGGTGGAAGCTGTGCAGCAGTAGCCGCAGAGGAGTGCTTTTATGCATTAGGCTCTGATACAGGCGGATCGATTCGTCAGCCTAGTTCTTTCTGTGGTGTGACAGGAATTAAGCCTACTTACGGAACCGTTTCACGTTATGGACTGATTGCTTACGGTTCTTCTTTAGACCAGATTGGACCGGTGGCAAAAGATGTAACTGACTGCGCAACCATTTTAGAAGCAATTACTTCTTATGACAAAAAAGATTCCACTTCTGTACAGCGAGAAGATACTGATTTTACTTCTGCATTAGTAGATGATGTAAAAGGTATGAAAATCGGTATTCCAAGAGATTATCTGGGCGAAGGATTAGACCCGGAGGTAAAGGAAGCTATTCTTGCAGCAGCAAAGACCTTAGAAGAAAAAGGTGCTGTTGTAGAAGAGTTCGACTTAAGTCTGGTGGAATATGCGATTCCGGCTTATTATGTTATTGCAGCAGCAGAAGCAAGTTCTAACTTAGCACGTTTTGATGGTGTAAAATACGGCTATCGTACCAAGGAGTACGAAGGACTTCACAATATGTATAAGAAATCCCGTTCCGAAGGCTTTGGACCGGAGGTGAAACGTCGTATTATGTTAGGATCCTTTGTATTAAGTTCCGGATACTATGATGCATATTATCTGAAAGCACTGCGTACGAAAGCATTGATTAAGCAGGCATTTGATAAGGCATTTGAAAAATATGACGTTATCTTAGGACCGGCAGCACCAACCACTGCCCCAAAATTGGGAGAATCCTTAAGTGATCCGTTGAAGATGTATTTGGGAGACGTGTACACTGTTTCTGTAAATTTAGCAGGACTTCCGGGAATTAGCTTACCATGCGGACTGGATTCCAAGGGATTGCCAATCGGACTTCAGATGATTGGTGACTGCTTTAAAGAGAAAAATATTATTCGTGCAGCTTACGCTTATGAACAGACCAGAACATATCAACACAGTCCGGTGGCACAGGACTAG
- the gatC gene encoding Asp-tRNA(Asn)/Glu-tRNA(Gln) amidotransferase subunit GatC, producing the protein MANIISDETMEYVGILAKLELSEEEKEAAKKDMESMLDYIDKLNELDTSNVEPMSHVFPVKNVFREDVVENGDGGEDTLANAPERRDRAFVVPKTVDQ; encoded by the coding sequence ATGGCAAATATAATTTCAGACGAAACCATGGAATATGTAGGCATCCTTGCCAAGTTAGAGCTGTCTGAGGAAGAAAAGGAAGCAGCAAAAAAAGACATGGAAAGTATGCTTGATTATATTGATAAATTAAACGAATTAGATACTTCAAATGTAGAACCAATGTCTCATGTTTTCCCGGTAAAAAATGTATTCCGGGAAGACGTAGTAGAAAATGGCGACGGCGGTGAGGATACCCTTGCGAATGCTCCGGAGCGCAGAGACCGGGCGTTTGTGGTACCTAAGACCGTAGACCAGTAA
- the aspS gene encoding aspartate--tRNA ligase gives MSNIYRDVTLNQVSENDIGKTIRVAGWVENIRDHGGVSFIDLRDMYAVMQIVIRDSKLLEGIRKEQALSIEGIIEKRDEETYNPKIPTGTIELDAKDIQVLGEVYTTLPFEIMTSKEVREDVRLKYRYLDLRNQKVKDNIIFRSKVISYLREKMTEMGFLEVQTPILCASSPEGARDYIVPSRKYKGKFYALPQAPQQYKQLLMVSGFDKYFQIAPCFRDEDARADRSPGEFYQLDFEMSFATQEDVFAVGEEVLSATFEKFAPEGSIVTQAPYPIISYKQAMLEFGTDKPDLRNPLRIIDVTDFFQKCTFKPFIGKTVRAIKVHADMSKGFHEKLLKFATGIGMGGLGYLEVLEDGSYKGPIDKFIPAELKEEFRSLAGLEVGDTIFFMADKEERAAYYAGMIRTELGEKLDLIEKNAFRFCYVNDFPMFERDPETKKIGFTHNPFSMPQGGLEALENKDPLDILAYQYDIVCNGIELSSGAVRNHDMQIMEKAFEIAGYDKEVLKNKFGALYNAFQFGAPPHAGMAPGVDRMIMLLRGEENIREVIAFPMNGNAQDLMCGAPNEVTEQQLREVHIKVRD, from the coding sequence ATGAGCAACATTTACAGAGATGTAACATTGAATCAGGTAAGCGAAAATGATATTGGAAAGACAATCCGAGTAGCAGGATGGGTAGAGAACATCCGTGACCATGGTGGAGTATCTTTTATTGATTTAAGAGATATGTATGCTGTGATGCAGATTGTTATCCGTGATAGTAAGTTATTAGAGGGTATCCGCAAAGAGCAGGCACTTTCTATTGAAGGAATTATTGAAAAGAGAGATGAAGAAACATACAATCCTAAGATTCCTACCGGAACTATTGAATTAGATGCAAAGGATATTCAGGTCTTAGGAGAGGTATACACCACACTTCCTTTTGAAATCATGACAAGTAAGGAAGTAAGAGAAGATGTTCGTTTAAAATATCGTTACTTAGACCTTAGAAATCAAAAGGTTAAGGATAATATTATTTTCCGTTCCAAGGTGATTTCCTATTTAAGAGAAAAAATGACAGAGATGGGATTTTTAGAGGTTCAGACACCAATCCTTTGTGCATCCTCTCCGGAAGGTGCAAGAGACTATATTGTGCCGTCCAGAAAATATAAAGGTAAGTTTTATGCATTGCCACAGGCACCACAGCAGTATAAGCAGTTGTTGATGGTATCTGGTTTTGATAAGTATTTCCAGATTGCGCCATGTTTCCGTGATGAAGATGCAAGAGCAGACCGTTCTCCGGGAGAGTTCTATCAGTTAGACTTTGAAATGAGCTTTGCTACACAGGAAGATGTATTTGCAGTAGGAGAAGAAGTATTATCTGCAACCTTTGAAAAATTCGCACCGGAAGGAAGCATTGTAACACAGGCTCCTTATCCAATCATTAGCTACAAGCAGGCGATGTTGGAATTTGGTACAGATAAGCCGGATTTAAGAAATCCACTTCGTATCATCGATGTAACAGATTTCTTCCAGAAATGTACCTTTAAGCCATTTATCGGAAAAACAGTAAGAGCTATTAAAGTACATGCAGATATGTCCAAGGGATTCCATGAGAAATTGTTGAAATTCGCTACCGGAATCGGTATGGGTGGTCTTGGTTATCTGGAAGTATTAGAAGATGGAAGCTACAAAGGACCAATCGATAAGTTTATTCCGGCAGAATTAAAGGAAGAGTTCCGCAGCCTTGCCGGATTAGAAGTAGGAGATACTATTTTCTTCATGGCTGACAAGGAAGAACGTGCCGCATACTATGCAGGTATGATTCGTACCGAGTTAGGAGAAAAGTTAGATTTAATTGAGAAAAATGCATTCCGTTTCTGCTATGTAAATGACTTCCCAATGTTTGAGCGTGACCCGGAAACAAAGAAGATTGGATTTACCCATAACCCATTCTCCATGCCACAGGGCGGATTGGAAGCATTAGAAAATAAAGACCCATTGGATATTTTAGCTTACCAGTACGATATTGTATGTAATGGTATCGAATTATCCTCAGGTGCAGTTCGTAACCACGATATGCAGATTATGGAAAAAGCATTTGAGATTGCAGGTTATGATAAGGAAGTGCTGAAGAACAAGTTTGGAGCATTATACAATGCATTCCAGTTCGGAGCACCGCCACATGCAGGAATGGCACCGGGTGTAGACCGTATGATTATGCTTCTGCGAGGTGAAGAAAATATACGTGAAGTCATTGCATTCCCAATGAACGGAAATGCACAGGATTTGATGTGTGGGGCACCAAATGAAGTAACTGAGCAGCAGCTTCGTGAAGTGCATATTAAAGTAAGAGATTAA
- the clpP gene encoding ATP-dependent Clp endopeptidase proteolytic subunit ClpP: MSTIPYVIEQTSHGERSYDIFSRLLSDRIIFLGEEVNDASASLVIAQMLFLEAQDPEKDIQLYINSPGGSITAGFAIYDTMQYIKCDVSTICIGLAASFGAFLLAGGAKGKRIALPNAEIMIHQPAIHGNGVQGQATDIKIVSDHIQKSKQRLNRILSENTGKTIEEISVDTERDNYMSAEEALKYGLIDKIIDKR, translated from the coding sequence ATGAGTACAATTCCTTATGTTATTGAGCAAACAAGTCATGGAGAAAGAAGTTATGACATTTTTTCGAGGCTTTTATCAGATAGAATAATATTTTTGGGAGAGGAAGTAAATGATGCTTCGGCAAGCTTAGTCATTGCACAGATGTTATTTTTAGAAGCACAAGATCCGGAAAAAGATATTCAACTATATATCAATAGTCCGGGTGGTTCTATTACAGCAGGATTTGCTATTTATGATACAATGCAATATATCAAATGTGATGTTTCTACAATATGTATAGGACTTGCAGCTAGCTTTGGGGCATTTCTCTTAGCTGGAGGAGCGAAAGGAAAACGTATCGCGCTTCCAAATGCAGAGATTATGATACATCAACCGGCAATTCATGGGAATGGTGTACAGGGGCAGGCGACAGATATAAAAATTGTGTCAGATCATATACAAAAAAGCAAACAACGATTAAACCGCATTTTATCAGAAAATACAGGAAAAACGATAGAAGAAATCAGCGTTGATACAGAACGTGATAATTATATGTCTGCGGAAGAAGCACTCAAATATGGATTGATTGATAAAATTATTGATAAAAGATAA
- a CDS encoding helix-turn-helix domain-containing protein, with amino-acid sequence MDEITVVEKIVNYIEKHLNEDLSLDKIAKDLNYSKFYIARTFSEKTGGTIYKYIQGRRLTLAAQKLVETQKPIIEIAYEAHYNSQQAFTLAFSQLYLCTPQIYRKKGIFSPKQLSIGMRSALFHLSYTNHIKGGKIAA; translated from the coding sequence ATGGACGAAATTACTGTTGTAGAAAAAATAGTGAATTATATAGAGAAGCATTTGAATGAAGATTTATCATTGGATAAAATAGCAAAAGATTTGAATTATTCAAAGTTTTATATTGCAAGAACGTTTTCAGAAAAAACAGGAGGTACAATTTACAAGTATATACAGGGACGCAGATTAACATTAGCAGCTCAGAAGCTGGTTGAAACCCAAAAGCCTATTATAGAAATCGCCTATGAAGCACATTACAATTCACAACAGGCATTCACTTTAGCATTTAGTCAATTGTATTTATGTACACCACAAATATATAGAAAAAAAGGGATTTTTTCTCCAAAGCAATTGAGCATTGGCATGAGAAGTGCGTTGTTCCATTTGTCATATACAAATCATATCAAAGGAGGTAAGATTGCAGCATGA
- a CDS encoding Rpn family recombination-promoting nuclease/putative transposase: MAEKDLTEKYLESFSDVFADIHNVLLFQEELIREEELEDGPTESTYKAEEGNVRNQFRDTSKYYRNSVYKLALLGIENESKIEKDIPIRIMGYDYTAYRSQIDSEDNRRYPVITTVLNFSDTEWKSPMSLYDILDIPKKLQPYVNDYKIHVFNIAFLTKETRDKFKSDFKIVADFFAEKRLGIYNPEKHKEKIKHVEAVLNMIQVFTNDTTYDKIEAGIIERAKTGEVITMCTFAEEMTNKGIAIGEARGIEIGEARGIAQNKINVARNLLDILSDEVIAEKVELDIEVVRSLRS; this comes from the coding sequence TTGGCAGAGAAAGATCTGACGGAGAAATATTTAGAATCATTTTCTGATGTTTTTGCCGACATTCATAATGTATTATTGTTTCAGGAGGAGTTGATTCGGGAAGAAGAACTGGAAGATGGTCCGACGGAGAGTACATATAAAGCAGAAGAGGGAAATGTTCGTAACCAGTTTCGTGATACCTCAAAGTATTACCGGAACAGCGTGTATAAGCTGGCGCTTCTGGGAATCGAAAATGAAAGCAAAATAGAGAAGGATATACCTATCCGTATTATGGGATATGATTATACGGCATACCGTTCCCAGATAGACAGTGAGGATAACAGAAGATATCCTGTTATCACAACAGTTCTTAATTTTAGTGATACGGAGTGGAAGAGTCCAATGTCCTTGTATGACATACTGGATATACCGAAAAAATTGCAACCTTATGTGAATGATTATAAGATTCATGTTTTTAACATCGCATTTTTAACCAAAGAGACCAGAGATAAGTTCAAAAGTGATTTTAAGATAGTGGCAGATTTCTTTGCGGAAAAGCGTCTGGGAATCTATAATCCGGAAAAACATAAGGAAAAGATAAAGCATGTGGAAGCAGTATTAAATATGATTCAGGTATTTACAAATGATACGACCTATGACAAAATAGAAGCAGGAATAATTGAAAGAGCAAAGACAGGAGAGGTGATAACAATGTGTACATTTGCAGAAGAAATGACCAATAAGGGAATTGCAATAGGAGAAGCGCGCGGAATTGAAATAGGGGAAGCCCGTGGAATCGCACAGAATAAAATCAATGTTGCCAGAAACCTTCTGGATATTCTTTCAGATGAAGTAATTGCGGAAAAGGTAGAGTTAGATATAGAAGTGGTTCGGTCACTTCGAAGTTAG
- a CDS encoding ABC transporter permease → MKKVINIILKCGIITWVLLLLIWQFGSLFYSDDFLPGPITTFSGAGKLVASGDLGRDILISMQRVLKGWLLGIAFAIPAGLCIGHFKKIGLVFEPFLNFFRFVPAIGFITLFLMWFGVGEKSKVALIFYAVIFPVMINTIAGVRTVDGALVEASQSLGATGVKTFFSVIVPSAVPHIFTGVRLGLSGAIICIVAAEMLAASEGIGYLIYTSRLYYKTDWIFIGIFTLGIIGFLADKLLQFVGKKFLRRFGVR, encoded by the coding sequence ATGAAGAAAGTAATAAATATCATTTTGAAGTGCGGAATTATTACATGGGTTCTGTTACTGCTGATATGGCAGTTTGGCTCTTTGTTTTATAGTGATGATTTCTTACCCGGACCAATTACTACCTTTTCAGGAGCGGGAAAACTGGTGGCGAGCGGTGACCTTGGAAGAGATATCTTGATTAGTATGCAACGTGTGTTAAAGGGATGGCTTTTGGGCATTGCGTTTGCAATTCCGGCAGGACTTTGCATTGGACATTTTAAGAAAATAGGTCTTGTTTTTGAACCATTCTTGAACTTTTTCCGGTTTGTACCGGCCATTGGTTTTATTACATTATTTTTAATGTGGTTTGGTGTAGGAGAAAAATCCAAGGTAGCACTTATCTTTTATGCGGTAATATTCCCGGTCATGATTAATACGATTGCAGGGGTAAGAACGGTAGATGGTGCGTTGGTAGAGGCATCTCAATCTTTGGGAGCCACAGGAGTGAAAACTTTTTTCAGTGTGATTGTACCTTCTGCAGTTCCTCACATTTTTACCGGAGTACGATTGGGATTGAGCGGAGCCATTATTTGTATTGTAGCAGCTGAAATGTTAGCGGCATCTGAAGGAATCGGATATCTGATTTATACCTCAAGACTTTACTATAAGACGGATTGGATATTTATCGGTATCTTTACACTTGGAATCATTGGATTTCTGGCTGATAAGTTATTACAGTTTGTTGGAAAGAAGTTTTTGAGAAGGTTTGGAGTAAGATAA
- a CDS encoding sulfate/molybdate ABC transporter ATP-binding protein: protein MYIELKNINKTFGDYKASDNVNFGIEKGKLIALLGPSGSGKTTILRMIAGLEHQDTGDIYIDGKCVNEVPVRERGIGFVFQNYALFPYMTVFDNIAYGLKVRKEDKEVIKKRVTELLELVGLPGLEKRYPAQLSGGQRQRVAFARALAPNPQVLLLDEPFAAIDAKVRKELRSWLKEMIEKIGITSIFVTHDQDEAVEVADEIIVTNLGRVEQMGTPTEIYKNPKTPFVAQFIGESTVLTDYDRLKGFELYNGKRNAIVRPEFVKVVKYGGAKQYQSLYAEGIVEQTSFRGNCLELIVNVNGIQLKAIQSFEEEPFEKGEKVEVIVYRLYVVDENEAHLLQNEGLQEHEMFYI, encoded by the coding sequence ATGTACATAGAATTAAAAAATATTAATAAAACGTTTGGAGATTATAAAGCATCCGATAATGTAAATTTTGGGATTGAAAAGGGAAAACTGATTGCACTTTTAGGACCGAGTGGAAGTGGAAAAACAACAATTCTTCGTATGATAGCCGGTCTGGAGCACCAAGACACCGGAGATATCTATATTGATGGAAAGTGCGTCAATGAAGTTCCGGTAAGAGAACGTGGCATTGGATTTGTTTTTCAAAATTATGCATTGTTTCCATATATGACAGTATTCGACAATATTGCATATGGATTAAAGGTGCGTAAGGAAGATAAGGAAGTCATTAAAAAGAGAGTGACAGAACTGTTGGAACTGGTAGGACTTCCGGGGTTGGAGAAACGTTATCCGGCACAACTTTCCGGAGGCCAGAGACAGCGTGTAGCGTTTGCAAGAGCATTGGCACCGAATCCACAGGTTTTACTGCTAGATGAACCTTTTGCAGCAATTGATGCCAAAGTCAGAAAAGAGCTGCGAAGCTGGTTAAAAGAAATGATTGAAAAAATCGGTATTACCAGTATCTTTGTAACACATGACCAGGACGAAGCCGTAGAAGTGGCAGATGAAATTATCGTAACAAATTTAGGACGAGTGGAACAGATGGGAACACCTACAGAAATCTATAAGAATCCGAAAACTCCATTTGTGGCACAGTTTATAGGGGAATCCACAGTGTTGACAGACTATGATAGGTTAAAGGGATTTGAACTTTATAACGGAAAGCGAAATGCCATTGTCCGTCCGGAATTTGTAAAAGTAGTAAAGTATGGAGGAGCGAAGCAATATCAGAGCTTGTATGCGGAAGGTATTGTGGAGCAGACTTCGTTTCGTGGAAACTGCCTGGAACTTATCGTAAATGTAAATGGAATTCAATTAAAGGCAATTCAGTCCTTTGAGGAAGAACCTTTTGAAAAAGGAGAAAAGGTAGAAGTAATTGTATATCGTCTCTATGTAGTAGATGAAAATGAAGCCCATCTTTTACAGAATGAAGGATTGCAAGAACATGAAATGTTCTATATTTAG
- a CDS encoding DUF1254 domain-containing protein — protein MANNKKVFQDLYNAYVYAYPAVILELTRRVSLNPSKDGKQSLKTNTLYHTTALADASFKNVVAPNIDTVYSQAWLDLSEGALIFEKPELDRYVSIAFLDAYTNCENIIGTGGDGNQKENYLITGPNFTGEVPEGYKQLALPTNKNWVIVRTIIYGKDDVEAVKEIQSKLQFKTYGNAKQEVINPAYRSDFVFKPIEKITNLSLEEFFTIFNELLIGNPDKYAPQGELKQWKDYGIGAGETFTSDEEIRKIENEVKQKFLEETSRGLTEGGTVNYWSYPDDTIGIYKTDYLLRANVARNGLGANPVTMCVYPATYVDSEGNPLDGRKRYQIHFEKGQLPPVKEHGFWSITLYDSKERYLVENEIHRYGINDRDKLKENEDGSIDILVQQERPEEKWVSNWLPSGNEAFNLILRIYLTKETVISGEWKPPVIRQIL, from the coding sequence ATGGCTAATAATAAAAAAGTATTTCAAGATCTTTATAACGCATATGTATATGCTTACCCGGCAGTAATTCTTGAGTTGACAAGAAGAGTTTCGTTGAATCCATCCAAGGATGGGAAGCAAAGCTTAAAGACAAATACCTTATATCATACCACTGCATTGGCAGATGCTTCTTTTAAAAATGTGGTTGCACCGAATATTGATACTGTTTATTCACAAGCGTGGTTGGATTTGAGCGAAGGTGCATTGATTTTTGAAAAACCGGAATTAGATCGATATGTATCCATTGCATTTTTGGATGCCTACACGAACTGCGAAAATATTATTGGTACAGGGGGAGATGGAAATCAAAAGGAAAATTATCTGATTACCGGTCCGAATTTTACAGGTGAAGTGCCGGAGGGATATAAACAGCTTGCGCTTCCAACAAATAAGAATTGGGTAATCGTTCGTACCATTATTTATGGAAAAGATGATGTTGAAGCAGTAAAAGAGATTCAGAGTAAGCTACAGTTCAAAACTTATGGAAATGCAAAGCAGGAGGTAATTAATCCGGCATATCGTTCTGATTTTGTATTTAAACCGATTGAAAAAATCACAAATCTCTCATTGGAAGAATTTTTTACAATTTTCAATGAATTGTTAATCGGAAATCCGGATAAATATGCGCCACAAGGTGAATTGAAACAGTGGAAAGACTATGGCATAGGAGCTGGAGAAACTTTCACTAGTGATGAAGAGATAAGAAAAATAGAAAATGAGGTAAAACAAAAATTTTTAGAGGAAACAAGCAGAGGATTAACAGAAGGAGGAACAGTTAATTACTGGAGTTATCCGGATGATACCATTGGAATTTATAAGACAGATTATCTGCTTCGTGCCAATGTCGCGCGAAATGGTTTGGGAGCAAACCCGGTGACAATGTGCGTTTACCCAGCCACATATGTAGATTCAGAGGGAAATCCATTAGATGGAAGAAAACGTTATCAGATTCATTTTGAAAAAGGGCAGCTTCCACCTGTAAAAGAGCATGGTTTTTGGTCTATTACCTTATATGATAGTAAGGAGCGCTATTTAGTAGAAAATGAAATTCATCGTTATGGAATCAACGACAGGGATAAACTTAAGGAAAATGAGGATGGCAGCATTGATATTTTGGTACAGCAGGAAAGACCGGAAGAAAAATGGGTTTCTAATTGGCTACCATCTGGAAATGAAGCATTTAATTTGATTTTGCGTATTTATTTGACAAAAGAAACGGTAATTTCAGGAGAATGGAAACCACCGGTAATACGGCAGATTTTATAG
- a CDS encoding ABC transporter substrate-binding protein encodes MKKKLLSLLLVLGLTVGATGCGNSNATKNTGANGEEKQTSEEGSLETVRLGVWTGGIDHYLAVVGKEQGIFEKYGIDLQVTEYAAGINTIDAIVTGQSDLGMIADFAGVNRIGNTQEDFNVRIIGRYTTAKSYSLYVNPDEVTKLEDLAGKGFATSPGTILDYYNALTYEKANIKEEDQKLVNIDSGQTLLGVLDSGDAVAYWTTGTTAKKLEELGLKEFLTMEDLGLSVDAYFVSSDAFLADHEETVENFLSAIKETEEWVEENQTEAAKIVEEKIGVPQEQVVENLEASQLVLDFKQDSIEHLNEIKEWAVKAGLFEKDYEIKDFVDTTALEKLFPDDVAY; translated from the coding sequence ATGAAAAAGAAATTATTATCACTGTTATTAGTATTAGGACTTACGGTTGGTGCAACAGGATGCGGAAATAGTAATGCTACCAAAAATACCGGAGCGAATGGAGAGGAAAAACAAACATCAGAGGAAGGCTCATTAGAAACAGTTCGGTTGGGAGTGTGGACAGGAGGTATAGACCATTATCTGGCAGTAGTTGGAAAAGAACAAGGAATTTTTGAAAAATATGGAATCGATCTTCAAGTTACCGAGTATGCAGCAGGAATTAATACAATAGATGCTATTGTAACAGGGCAGTCAGACCTTGGAATGATTGCAGATTTTGCAGGAGTGAATCGAATTGGAAATACCCAGGAGGATTTCAATGTTCGTATCATTGGACGATATACAACAGCAAAGAGCTACAGTCTATATGTAAATCCGGATGAAGTGACGAAATTGGAAGATTTGGCTGGAAAAGGATTTGCAACAAGTCCGGGCACGATTCTTGATTATTACAATGCACTTACTTATGAAAAAGCGAATATTAAAGAAGAAGACCAAAAGCTTGTAAACATTGACAGTGGTCAGACATTGTTGGGAGTTCTTGACAGTGGAGATGCTGTAGCATACTGGACAACCGGTACAACAGCAAAAAAACTTGAAGAGCTAGGACTGAAAGAGTTTTTGACTATGGAGGATTTAGGACTTTCCGTAGATGCTTATTTTGTTTCTTCAGATGCATTTCTTGCGGATCATGAAGAAACCGTGGAAAACTTCCTTTCTGCTATTAAAGAGACAGAAGAGTGGGTAGAAGAAAATCAAACAGAAGCGGCAAAAATTGTAGAAGAAAAAATAGGAGTTCCTCAAGAACAGGTAGTTGAGAACTTGGAAGCAAGCCAGTTAGTTCTCGATTTTAAACAGGATTCCATTGAACATTTAAATGAAATTAAAGAATGGGCTGTAAAAGCAGGGCTTTTTGAAAAGGATTATGAAATCAAAGACTTTGTGGACACAACCGCTTTAGAAAAATTGTTCCCAGATGATGTAGCATATTAA